One Candidatus Afararchaeum irisae genomic window carries:
- a CDS encoding glycosyltransferase family 39 protein, with product MEVERQTLLTALVAVIGGIVVWTVSTDVFAYHSLNHDEGVYLHHASMLLDGNLRLKPPVDGVFRPWFFVEGDDGLYPKYSPVPAVIFGLGELLGGYRLSLIGVSVGVLVLVSATVREAFDSVTGVLAAVFVGASPLFIVDASVFLPYAPTTLLNLVFAYSYLRADRLNDLRWASLAGVGVGLSFFARPYTAVLFAAPFIAHAVYTVYDEPRVAVPRQTATAVLGLSGVAATVAYNAVMTGSPLGFPYLEFAPLDGIGFGRRRILSHEIVYTPELALRSNYEAVRLFFTDWIAGGVLGGLLAVVGLLVAFDDGIDRRKATVAGIFVSVIAGNLYFWGNFNILGDLDAAGDGLVSFFGPYYHFDLLVPTAAFASAGAVALYRRLRTGVSTRGVTAVVILSAAVFGGVTAVEAEEKITRNAEVTRTYSDVYEPFEETSFENAVVFLPDPYGNWLAHPFQYLRNSPDYDGDAIYVIDDRPFDVVDEYPDRTLYRYSYRGVWSPADGSPETARLEEIEHVEGSRLSLDATLGIPDPDEDDEITATVTTDEGTEFVTFPDASGSESVNLSLGVTRDKVRLRSVSGSGSTQNVSVRLGDSSTVEVVVFVDQGFGNSFEYRLSLPVESATGVRGLTPRKKYCDDVRLCDGYGGAYIPESSPEGVFVRTDLHAETEGGV from the coding sequence GTGGAGGTAGAACGTCAAACCCTTCTCACAGCCTTAGTCGCCGTCATCGGGGGCATTGTAGTCTGGACCGTCTCTACCGACGTCTTCGCATACCACTCTCTCAACCACGACGAAGGGGTCTATCTCCACCACGCTTCGATGCTCCTCGACGGAAATCTGAGACTTAAACCACCTGTCGACGGTGTCTTCCGACCGTGGTTCTTCGTCGAAGGCGACGACGGTCTCTACCCCAAGTACTCGCCTGTCCCGGCGGTAATCTTCGGTCTCGGAGAGCTACTCGGCGGATACCGTCTCTCACTCATCGGTGTCTCGGTCGGAGTCCTCGTACTTGTCTCTGCGACGGTACGTGAGGCGTTCGACTCCGTAACAGGAGTCCTCGCGGCAGTCTTCGTCGGTGCCTCACCCCTCTTTATCGTCGACGCGTCTGTCTTCCTGCCTTACGCGCCGACGACCCTCCTTAACCTCGTATTCGCCTACTCGTACCTCCGAGCCGACCGTCTCAACGACCTCAGATGGGCTTCGTTAGCCGGCGTCGGAGTCGGTCTGTCTTTCTTCGCACGTCCCTACACAGCGGTTCTGTTCGCAGCCCCCTTCATAGCCCACGCCGTCTACACAGTCTATGACGAGCCGCGGGTCGCAGTCCCGAGGCAGACAGCCACCGCCGTCCTCGGACTCTCGGGAGTCGCCGCCACGGTCGCCTACAACGCCGTTATGACGGGATCGCCTCTCGGATTTCCCTACCTTGAGTTCGCTCCGCTCGACGGGATCGGATTCGGGAGACGGCGTATACTCAGCCACGAGATAGTATACACGCCCGAACTCGCCCTCAGGTCGAACTACGAGGCTGTGAGGCTCTTCTTCACCGACTGGATTGCGGGCGGCGTCTTAGGAGGTCTCCTCGCAGTAGTCGGTCTACTCGTTGCCTTCGATGACGGGATCGACCGACGTAAGGCGACCGTCGCAGGCATCTTCGTCTCGGTGATCGCTGGAAACCTCTACTTCTGGGGCAACTTCAACATACTCGGAGACCTCGACGCCGCGGGCGACGGCTTGGTCTCGTTCTTCGGACCCTACTACCATTTCGACCTCCTGGTTCCGACCGCGGCGTTCGCGTCGGCGGGTGCGGTGGCTCTCTACAGACGTCTCAGGACAGGCGTGAGCACACGAGGCGTCACAGCAGTCGTGATTCTGTCAGCGGCGGTCTTCGGTGGCGTCACAGCCGTCGAGGCGGAGGAGAAGATCACCCGGAACGCCGAGGTTACACGAACCTACTCCGATGTCTACGAGCCCTTCGAGGAGACGTCTTTCGAGAACGCGGTCGTGTTTCTTCCTGACCCGTACGGCAACTGGCTGGCTCATCCCTTCCAGTACCTCCGGAACAGTCCCGACTACGACGGCGACGCCATCTATGTCATCGACGACAGACCCTTCGATGTTGTCGACGAGTATCCCGACAGGACTCTCTACAGGTACTCGTACCGCGGCGTCTGGTCGCCCGCCGACGGCTCTCCCGAGACAGCACGTCTCGAAGAGATCGAACACGTTGAGGGCAGCCGTCTCAGCCTCGACGCTACTCTCGGGATTCCTGACCCCGATGAAGACGACGAGATCACAGCGACCGTCACGACCGACGAGGGAACCGAGTTCGTGACCTTCCCCGACGCCTCAGGGTCGGAGTCAGTGAATCTGAGTCTCGGCGTGACACGGGACAAGGTTCGTCTTAGGTCTGTCTCGGGCTCTGGTTCAACTCAAAACGTCTCTGTTCGTCTCGGAGACTCCTCGACCGTCGAAGTCGTAGTCTTCGTAGACCAGGGCTTCGGGAACAGCTTCGAGTACCGTCTCTCACTCCCTGTCGAGTCTGCGACGGGAGTACGTGGACTCACACCCCGGAAGAAGTACTGTGACGACGTACGTCTGTGTGACGGCTACGGTGGAGCCTACATCCCCGAGTCGTCTCCCGAAGGCGTCTTTGTCAGAACCGACCTTCACGCCGAAACCGAGGGGGGAGTATGA